DNA from Sphingomonas sp. SUN039:
CCTCATGCTGCCATCCCCTTGGTCACGATATAGGCCCAGGTCAGCGCCGTCGCGGTCACGCTGAACGCAATCGTCGCAAGCGCGCCCATGCGGTTGATCTTCAATTCATAGCCCGCGCCGATATCGAGGATGAAATGGCGGATGCCATTGGCGAGGTGCTGGAAGAATGCCCAGGTCAGGCCGACAGCCGTGACCAGTGCCAGCCCGTTGGCAATGCCGGGCAGGACCGCTTTATTGTCGGCGCGCTGCACCACCCAGTTGTGGAACACCGCATAGCTGTCCGGCCCACCCGCCAGCGCCGCCAGCCACCAGACGAACATGACCGTTCCGACCGTCGCCAGCGCGACCCCGCACATCCGGTGCAGGATCGAGACCAGCATGTGCGGTCCCCATTTCCAGATGGTCAGATGCGGCGATAACGGGCGACTTTGGGGTCGCGCGGAAGATTGGCTCATCGGTGCCCTCGGCTGGGTAAAGTCAGTGCTCGTCGGCGTCCTTACGCCGTTGGATAGGCGATGCAACCGGTTGGTCCTGCACCGGGTGCATTCTAACGCTTCGTTAACTAGGTGCGCCTAGCCTTAAGCGGACAGTTATCCGGCTGCTTTCGTACAGGACGACCCGACCATGACCGCATCCGCGCCGCACGCTTCTGCCCCCTCGTCGTCAAGCCTGCGGATCGATCTTGCCGAACGGCTTGCCTATTTCGACCGCGAGGCAACGCTCGCGACCGATGCCGCGCTCGCCCGTGAAGCGATTGCGGGACAGGAAGACGCGATCATCGATGTTTTCTGGGATCATTACCGCAAATGCGGCGGCCGGGTCGCGCTCGACGAAGCGGGCTTTGCCGCGCTCCGCACGGGCGGAATCGAATATATTGCCGTCAAATATTCGGCACCGACCGAGCAGCGCTGGGCCGATATGGCGACCGCCCATGCCCAGATGTGCTATCGTTCGGGCGATCCGATCGCGCTGATCCTGTCGAGCTTCGAGGCGTCGCATCATGCGACGATCGATGCAATCCGGGTGAAATACCACGACCAGCGTGACCTGTTGCGCCGCGCGGTCGGTGCCGTGGTGAAGCTCGCGATGATCGATTCGGAAATCATGGCTGCAACGATTGCGGCACTCGCCGCGCGTTCGGTCGAGAAGCAGCGGGTCGAACGTGCCGATATGTTCAGCGACAAGATCGCCGCCGAGCTGACCAGCGCGTCGGACCTCGGCACCCAGTTGCGCGGCCAGGCTGCCGATGCGTCGGGTGCGACGCGCGGGATGCTGGGCAAGGCATCCGAAGTCGCCGCCGCCGCCGAACAATCGGCGGTCGCGATGCGCGATGCCGCACATACCGCTGCCGGCCTCATCCGCGCCATCGAGGAAGCACGCGGCGAAGTCGAAGTCGCCGCCGACATCGCGACCCGCGCGTCGGAGCAGGCGGCGGACGCCGTGAAAGTGTCGCAGACGCTGTCGGAAACGGCAAAGAGTATCGAATCGATTCTGGGCCTGATCCGCGACGTGGCGGGGCAGACCAATTTGCTGGCGCTGAACGCGACCATCGAGGCGGCACGCGCCGGGGACGCCGGGCGCGGTTTCGCGGTCGTCGCCCAGGAAGTGAAATCGCTCGCCAATCAGACCGCGCGGGCGACCGACGACATCGCCTCGAAAATCGCCGCGATCCAGTCGGCGACCCAGTCGACGGTCACGACCAACGATTCGATCCGCGCGACGGTGGCCGAGGTGCAGCTGTCGGCGACACGTATCCGCAAGGCCATGGAAACCCAGGCGCAGACGGTAACGATGATCACGGCTGCGGTCGACGAAACCGCGCTGGCGGCCGACACCATGTCCTCGACCATCGCGGCGATCCGGCAGGATACCGAAACGGTGGCGACCGAGATCGACGAGCTGGAAACCGGGTTCGACAATGTGAACCGGAAACTGGCGATGCTGCAGGACGCAGCGGGGGATTATGTGAGGCTGGTGGCGTAAGAAGAAGGAAGGGGCTTCGACAAGCTCAGCCAAGTCGGGTGGAGACGGTCCGCACGAATCGACTTGGCTGAGCTTGTCGAAGCCCCTTCTTCTTTTTCTCGACCGAGGGCGCTAGCGCGTTCCCATGAACATCCTCCTCACCGGCGGCACGCGCGGCATTGGCGCGGCCATTGCCACCCGCCTGGCCGACCACAATGTCTTCGCGACCGGTAGCGCCGACGGCGATTTTGCCGATCCCGCCACGCCTGCGAAGCTCTGGGCCGCCGCCCTCGACCGGTTCGACGGGCGGATCGATGTCCTGATCAACAACGCCGGGATTTTCGAGGCCACCCCCATCGACCTGCCCGATGCCGACTGGTCGGCGGGGTGGGCGCGGACGATGCAGGTCAATCTCACCGCCAGCGCCGAACTCTGCCGCTTCGCCGTGCAACACTTTCTCAGCCAAGGCGGCGGGCGTATCGTCAACATCGCCAGCCGCGCCGCGCATCGCGGCGACAGTCCCGCGCATTGGCATTATGCGGCGTCGAAAGGCGGGATGGTCGCGATGACCAAGACCATCGCGCGCGCCTATGCGGCGCAGGGCATCTATGCCTTTGCTGTCTGCCCGGGCTTCACGATGACCGGCATGGCCGAGGACTATCTCGCAAGCCGGGGCGGCGACAAATTGCTGGCCGATATCCCGCTCGGCAAGGTTGCCGACCCGGAGGAAGTCGCCGAGGTTGCGGCGTTCTGCGCGACATCGGCCCCGCCGTCGATGACCGGTGCGGTACTCGATATCAACGGAGCCAGCTATGTCCGCTAAACTGGCCGCACTTGCGATCGCTCTTGCAACAGGGGCGACGGGGGTTGCCGCCGCCACCCCGAACGATGCGACGATAAAGGGCCGCGCGCTCGTGGAGGCGTGCAAGGGCCGCGAAGGGTGGAGCGATGCCGCCCCACCCGCACGTATTTTCGGCAACACCTATTATGTCGGCACTTGCGGCATCACCGTGCTGCTGGTCGCGTCGCCGAAGGGCCATATCCTGATCGACGGTGCCACTGCCGAAGCCGCGCCGTCGATCCTCGCCAATATCCGGACGCTGGGGTTCGATCCGAAGGACGTGCGGCTGATTATCGGCAGCCACGAACATCTTGACCATATGGGCGGCTTTGCGGCGCTGAAGGCGGCGACGGGCGCGCGCCTGCTGGTGCGCCAACCCGCGCGGCGAGCGGTCGAAACCGGCAAGACCGATGCCGCCGATCCGCAGGCCGGCGCCATTCCCGACATGGCCCCCGTCACTGTGGACGGCGTGGTGGGCGACGGGCAGGTCCTGCGCTTCGGCCCGATTGCGATCACGGCACGCGCGACCCCCGGCCACACCAGCGGCGGCACCAGCTGGACCTGGCGCAGCTGCGAAGGGAAAGCCTGCGTTGCCTTCGCCTATGTCGACAGCATGAGCGCCATTTCGGCCAGGGGCTACCGCTTTACCGACCATCCGGAACGCGTGGCGTCCTACCGCACGACCTTTACGCGTGTCGCGGGCCTCGATTGCGACGTGCTGGTCACGCCGCATCCAGTGGTCAGCAATTTGTTCGATCGGCTGGGTGGAAAAGCACCGCTGCGTGACCGTACGGCGTGCACTCGGCTCGTCGAGCGGTCGCGGACGGCGCTCGAGGCGCGGCTGGCGACCGAGGCGGCAACCGTCCGATAATCGGACGTCGCCGTGGTTAACAACCGATTGCGATTTGCCCGTCTGCGTGAAATGCTGGCGCGATGGATCGCGTTCGTTGAAGCTGTGGCACAGGGTATCGGCAGCGTTCGCGCTCGTCGTCGCGACGGCGGCCCCGTCGCAATCGTTGATCGGTAATCCGGCGCTCGACGAAGCCGCCGCCGCGATGCGCCCGGGACAGTTCGTGCTCGACGACGACCGTCCGGGTCCGGGCTTTACCGGGACCGGTCTTTCGACCGCCGCCCCCATTACCATTGCGGTCAGCATCGCGATGCAGCGACTCTATGTCTATCGCGGTGCCGAGCTGGTCGCCGTCTCGACGGTTTCGACCGGAAAGCCGGGCAAACGCACTCCGCTCGGCGATTTCACGATTCTGCAAAAGCGGCGCTGGCACCGCTCGAATATCTACAGCAACGCGCCGATGCCGTTCATGCAACGGCTGACCTGGACCGGGATTGCCATTCACGCGGGGCATTTGCCCGGCTTCCCCGCTTCGCACGGTTGCATCCGGGTGCCGCTCAGCTTCGCGCAGGCCCTGTTCGGGATTACGGCGCTGGGCGAAGCGGTATCGGTCGCCGACTGGCCGCCGCACACGCCGGTGTATCTCGAAGTGGACTGGACCGGCATGACCGGCACCACGAAAGGGGTTGCGCCCGAACCCTATGTCGGCCCGATCTACCTCGAATACGACTTTCGCGTGATCGCCTTCCGGCCGGGGGTGCGTAACTGAACGTCTGCGGCTATGCGACGCGGCCATGACCGAGACCTGGAAGCTCACCCTGCCCTGCAACCGCGCCGACGCCGAACGCATGAGCGGCGAACTGGCCGAACTGGCGGACCTCGACCCGATGCCGGTCATCGTCGCGTCGGAACCCGATGCGGCCAGCCCCGACCGCTGGCAGGTCGATGCCTATTTCGAGGGGAAGCCGTCGCGCGACGTGCTGCGCCGCATTGCGGCGCTGGTGCCGAGCGCGCGCGAAAAGGAGCCCCGCGCCAAGCCGCTCCCGGCGGAAGACTGGGTGACGTTGAGCCAGGCGGGGGTCGAACCCTTGAGCGTCGGGCGGTTTTACGTCCGCACCCCCGATTACCCGCCGCAGGCAGGTGCAGTCGATCTGGTCATTCCGGCGGGGCTGGCGTTCGGCACGGGGCAGCATGCGACGACGTCGGGCTGCCTTGCCACGCTCGATGCGATGAAGCGGCGCGGCAAAGTGTTCCGCAATGTGCTCGATCTGGGGACGGGGACCGGGCTGCTCGCCTTTGCCGCCGCGCGGCTGTGGCCGATGGCGCAACTGACGGCGTCGGACATCGACCCGGTGTCGATCGAGGTGGTCCGCGAGAATGCGGCGGTCAACAGGGTCAAGCGTCTGAAGATGGTCGTGGCCGACGCGCTGTCGCACCGCGACCTGGTCTCGCGCGCGCCCTACGATCTGGTCATCGCCAACATCCTTGCCCAGCCGCTGATCGACATGGCGCCGTGGGTGGCGGCCAGCGTCGCGCCGGGGGGCACGCTGATCCTCGCCGGGTTGCTCGACACACAGGCTGCGGCGGTGGCGCGGGCCTATGTCGACCAGAATATGCGGCTGGTCGCGACCGGAGATGGGGAATGGCCGGTGCTGACACTGGTCGCGCGTCCGGGGTGGCGCTGAACCAATAAATAGGGACAGGCACTAATTCCTATTTGGAATTAGTGCCTGTCCCTATTTTTGGGAATTAGTGGCTGTCCCTATTTTTGCAGAGTTACCCGCGTGCGCGGTCCACCAGCCACACCAGCACCGCAATTGCCGCGCCAGCCGCGATACCGCCCGCCAGCCCGAGGATCGCCTGCCCGTGGCTGACACCCCACAGGCCGCCGACCAGCGCGCCGAGGCCGACGGCGAAGCCGCCCGAGACGGGGTTACGTGGTTCCTTCATGCGCCGCTCATGACAGCGCAAATCTTGTGGTCAAGAACCGCTTCACCATTTCGGTGCGCCAAGCCGAAACCCGATCGTGGCACATGACGGTTTCACCAGCGAGGCCGAGCATTTTGATCCAGCACCCCTTTGTTGCCGACCGTGCCTCTGCGCTCGATGCCGCGCGCCTGCTTGCCGAACTCGGCGACGATGCGGCGGCGGCGGCAAAGGCGCGCGCGGAAGTCAGCCGCGGACGGGGAAATGTCATCCACTTCTGTCGCTGGCGCCAGATCGAGCGGCTGATCGGGGTTCTTGCCGAGGCAGATACGGAACAAACCCGCCACTAGAGCGTATCCCAACGAGCTTGAAGCATCGTGACGGAGCAGATTTTGGCACAGGGCAAGGAGCGAGGAGGCGAGCGGGGCTTTGCCCCCGCGACCGATGAGCGACGAAGCCCTGCGCCAAAAGACGCCCGCCCCGAAGGGGTTGCCCTGTGAAGCCCACCGGGCGCGTCGCGGCGTTTGCACGGGCAACGCAGCCCGTGCTGCACCCCGCTCCTCCCCGGTGAACTTCACAGGGCAATCACGACGCTTCAAGCTCGTTGGGATACGCTCACACGATTTCGCCGTGACACGTCCGCGTGTCAGGGGGTAGCGGAACGATCATGGGTTCGGGTTTGAAGTACAGTGCCGTTTTCGCCTTGGCGGTGCTGTGTTCGGGCGCGGCGCGGGCGCAACCGGCTACGCCCCCTGCCCCGCCGCCGGTTTCGACGCCGGGCGATCTCGATCCCGAAACGCCGCTTGCGCCGCTGCCGGGCCTTGGCGTCGACTGGCCCGACCTCAATACCCGCGATGCGCTCGAAGCCGCACCCGATACCGCCGTTGCGCGGCCCGACGAGACACCGCGCTACTCGGTGCAACTGCTCGGCGTCGACGACATCCCCAAGGCGCGCGAGCGGTTCGACAGCCTGTCGGTGCTGCGCCAGAACGACGGTAAACCGGCGAACGTCGCGCAGATCGACCGGCGCGCGCGCGACGACGCCGAACTGCTCGACGCGATCATGCGGTCGGAGGGCTATTACGACGCGACGATCACGACCGACATTGTGCCCGCGACCGACGGCGGGCGCGTCACCGTCAAACTGACCGTCACCCCCGGCGAGCAGTTCAAATTCACCGATGTCGAGGTGAAAGGCGTGGACGCCACCGGGCAGAAGCCCGCGCTCGAAACCGCATTCGGCGTCGCGCCCGCGAAACCCGTGGTGGCGGAGGACGTCATCGCGGGGCAAGCGGCATTGCTCGAAAAGCTCGGGCGGACGGGCTATCCCTTCGCCAAGGTCGGCGAACCCTCGGTGGTCGTCGATCACGAGACGCGCGGGGCGACGCTCGACCTCAATGTCGATCCCGGCGGCAAGCGCAATTTCGGCGCGATCCGCTACGACGGCGGCAAGCCGCCGTTCAACGCGAAGCACGCCGAAGTGATCGCGCGCTGGGATCCGGGCGACCTCTACGACAGCTATCTGGTCGACGATTTCCGCCGCGCGCTGGTCGCGACCGGTCTGGTCTCGCAAGTGCGGGTCACACCGGTCGAGGGGACGACACCGGGCACCGTCGATATGCAGACGACGCTCGACCCCGCCCCGTTCCGCACGATCGCGGGCGAAGCGGGCTACGGCACCGGCGAGGGCTTCCGCGTCGAGGCGAGCTGGCAGCACCGCAATCTGATCCAGCCCGAAGGTGCGGTGACCCTGCGCGGGATTGTCGGCACCCGCGAGCAATTGCTCGGCGCGACGCTCCGCATGGGCAATTTCAAACGCCGCGACCAGGTGCTCAACGCGCGGTTGCTCGCGAGCCATGAGGACAAGATTTCGTACGACGCCTATACCGTCGAACTCGCAGGCAATCTCGAACGCCAGACGACGATCATCTGGCAAAAGCCCTGGTCGTACAGTTTCGGCGGCGAAGTGCTGTATTCGAGCGAGCGCAATTTCGATCCGCTGCGGGGCGCGCTGATCCGGCGGAATTTCTACATCGGCGCGCTGCCGGTGACCTTGTCTTACGACGGTTCGGACGACCTGCTCGATCCCAAGCGCGGGGGCCGCCTTTCGGCGCGCATCTCGCCCGAAGTGTCGCTCGAATCGAAGACCTTCGGCTATGTGAAGGTGCAGCTCGACGGCAGCTATTACCAGCCGGTCGGCAAGCGCGTGGTGATCGCGGGCCGCGCGCGGCTGGGCGGCATCGCGGGCGCGTCGCAAAGCACGATCGCGCCGTCGCGGCTGTTCTATGCGGGCGGCGGCGGATCGGTGCGCGGTTTCGGTTACCAGCAGATCGGGCCGCTGAACGCGCTCAACCAGCCGACCGGCGGGCGCTCGCTCGCCGAATTCTCGCTCGAGGCGCGGGTACGTCTGCCGATGTTCGGTGGCAATTTCGGCGTGGTGCCGTTCATCGATGCGGGCAATGTCTATGAGAAGTCGCTGCCCAGCTTTTCGGACTTGCGCGTCGGGGTGGGCGTCGGCCTGCGCTATTATTCGAACTTCGGGCCGATCCGCATCGATGTCGGCACGCCGCTCTCGCGCCGGCCGAACGAGTCGCGCATCTCGATCCAGGTCTCGTTGGGGCAGGCGTTTTGAGGGCGTTGCTGCGCTGGGGCGGCGCGCTGCTTGTGCTGGCACTGATCGGCGTCGCCGTGATTGCCTGGATCGCCGACACCAGCATCGGCCACCGGCTCATCGCCGACCGGATCGAGGCGCTGCGGCCCGTCAACGGCCTGCGCGTGAAGGTCGGACGGATCGACGGGTCGATCTATGGCGCGACGCGCGTCCGCGACCTGCGGCTCTATGACACCAAGGGGCAGTTCCTGTCGGTGCCCGAAGCGGCGCTCGACTGGTCGCCGTTTGCGTGGCTGTCGAACCGACTCGACATCGACCGGCTGATTGCGCCCGCCGCGACGCTCGACCGCCTGCCCGCGCTCGTCCCGAGCAAGACCGTGCAGCCGATCCTCCCTTCGTTCGATATCCGCATCGGCGCGTTGAAGATCGAGCGGATGACCTTCGGCGAAGGGATCGTGAAGCCCGCCCGGATGGCCCGGATCGCGGGCAAGGCCGAAATCCAGGGCGGACGCGCGCTGATCGACCTGAACGGTGTCGCGCGCGGCGGCGACCGGCTGGTCCTCAAACTCGACAGCGCGCCCGACCGCAATGTGTTCGACATCGCCGCCACGGTGGACGCACCCAAGGGCGGGGTGATTACGGGCATGCTCGGCGCGACGCAGCCGCTGGCGCTGAGGATCGAGGGCGATGGCAGCTGGAAAGACTGGAAGGGTGCTCTTGTCGCCCGCGCTGGCAACGGCGAACTCGCGCGGCTTGCACTGACGGCTACATCGGGGCGCTACGGCCTGAACGGCGTGCTGCACCCCGATCTGGTGACGACCGGGCGGGTCGCGCGGCTCACCGGGGCCGAGCTGCGCGTGACCGGCAATGCAACGCTCGCCAACCGGCAACTCGACACGCATTTGGCGCTGGCCTCACCCGCGCTGGCGATGAGCGCGAACGGGGTCGTCGATCTCGCCCGAAGCAGCTTCGACGCAATGCGGGTCGAGGTAAAGTTGCGCCAGCCGCAGGCGGTGCTGCCCAATATGACCGGCCGCGACATCGCCGCGCTGGTGCTGCTCGACGGACCTTTCGGGACGGCGAATTTCGATTACCGCGTCACTGCCCCGCGCATCGCCTTCGATGCGACCGGGTTCGACGATGTCCGCGTCACCGGACGCGGCAAATTGTCGCCGCAGCCGGTGATCGTGCCGGTGTCGCTCTCCGCCCGGCGCGTCACCGGCGTCGGCGATATCGCGGGCGGCATCCTCAACAATCTGCGGGTCGACGGACTGTTGCGCGTCACCTCGAAGCTGGTCACCGGCGACGGGCTCAAGCTACGCTCGGACAAGCTCAACGGCACGATCTCGCTGCTGCTCGATCTTGCGACCGGACGCTACGACGTCGGGTTGTCGGGCCAGCTCAACCGCTACCTCATCCCCGGCCTCGGCATCGTCGATGTGAAGTCGGTGCTGAAGGTCGTGCCCGATGCGCGCGGAGGCGTGCGTGTCGTCGGACGCGGGCAGGTGTGGGTCCGCCGTCTCGACAACAGCTTCCTTGCCGGCCTGGCGGGCGGACTGCCCTATATCGATACCGCGCTCGAACGCGGTGCCGACGGGGTCATCCGCTTCACCGGCCTGAAACTGACCGCGCGCGATATCGCGATCACCGGCAGCGGCTACCGGCGGCTCGACGGGACGTTCTTCTTCGAGGGCAGCGGGCGACAGCGCCGCTATGGCCCCGTGCGCCTGCGCCTCGACGGTAATATCGCGCGGCCCAAGGTCGACCTGATCCTCGCCAACCCGCTGCCCTCCGCCGGCCTGCGCGACGTCCGCGCGTCGCTCGTGCCGACCGCGCAGGGCTTCGAATGGGTCGCGAGCGGCGGGTCGCGGCTGGGGCCGTTCAAGGGGAACGGCCAGATCCTGCTGCCGAACGGCGGGCAGGCGGTTATCCGCATCGCCTCGCTCACCGCCTCGGGCGTGAAGGCGACCGGCGACCTGCGCGCGGTCACCGGCGGTCTGGTCGGGCAAGTTGCCGTCTCGGGCGGCGGCCTCACCGGCACCGTCGCGCTCGGTATCGAACGCGGCATCCAGCGCGTCGAGGCGCATCTGAACGCGCGCGACGTCAAGCTGGTCGGACCGCCGCTGATCGTCATCCAGCGCGGGCGGCTCGATGCCGTCGCGCTGCTCGACCCGCGCGGCACCGACATCGACGCGACGTTCGTCGGCCAGGGGCTGCGCTACGGCGAATTCGCCTTTGCCCGCGCAGCAGCGAACGCCAAGCTGGTCGATGGCACGGGCCAGGTGAAGGCGAATTTCGCCGGATCGCGCGGGCGCGGCTTCGACATCCGCTCGGTAGTCGACGTGTCGCCCGACCGTTTCGTCGTCAATGCCGAAGGGACGGTCGACAAGCGCCCGATCAAGCTCAATTCGCCCGCCGTGATCACCCGCGAGGGCGATGCGTGGCGGCTCGCGCCGACCGCCGTCAGCTTTGCCGGGGGCAGTGCGACGGTCGGCGGCAAGTTCGGCGGTGCCGCGACCGAACTGGACGCGACGGTGGAGCGGCTGCCCCTGACCGTCCTCGACATCGTCCAGCCCGACCTCGGCCTTGGTGGATCGGCGAGCGGGCGCATCACCTTCCGCCAACCGACCGGCGGTGGCACGCCGACCGGCAGCGCAAACTTGCGCGTCCGCAACCTGACCCGCGCCGGGCTGTTGCTCGTCTCGACTCCGGTCGACGCGGGCGTGAACGCGGTCCTCGACGGCAATGGCCTTGCGGTGCGCGCGATTGCGGTGTCGGCGGGCAAGACCATCGGCCAGGCGCAGGCGCGCATCGCGCCGCTCGGCGGCGGGGCGTCGCTCTACGACCGGCTCGACAATGCGCCGCTGTTCGCGCAACTCCGCTACAACGGCCCTGCCGATACCTTGTGGCGGCTGACCGGGGTCGAAAGTTTCGACGTATCGGGGCCGCTTGCCATCGGCGCGGATGTGACCGGCAGCATCGCCCGCCCGGTCATCAAGGGATCGCTCCGCACCGAAAACCTGCGGCTCGAAAGCCCGGTGAGCGGGACAGTGTTGACCGGCCTGAAAGCGTTCGGACGCTTCGACCAGTCGCGCCTTGTTATCGACCAGTTCACCGCCAATGCCGGACGCGGCACGGTGGCGGGGAAAGCCAGCTTCGACCTCGCCGCCGCCAGCGGTTTCGGCATGGACATCAGCATCGACGCGAAACAGGCATCGCTGATCGCCCGCGACGATTTCGCCGCAACCGTTACCGGGCCGTTGCGTATCGTGTCGAATGGTCCCGACGGCCGGATCAGCGGCGATGTCGTCATCGACCGGGGGGCGTTCCGGCTGGGTCAGGCGACCGCCGCGCAACAGGTGCCGACACTCAAGGTCCGCGAGATCAACCGCCCGTTCGGCTCCCCGCGCATCCGCGCCGCGCCAACGCTCTGGGCGCTCGACGTCAAGGCGCGTGCCGACAGCCAGCTTGCGGTTACCGGCCTCGGCCTCGACAGCGAATGGAGTGCCGACCTGAACGTGACCGGGTCGCTCGACGCGCCGCGCATCGTTGGCCGCGCCGATGTGGTGCGCGGCGGGTACGAGTTCGCCGGCAAACGTTTCGAACTCACGCGCGGCGTTATCCGGTTCCAGGGCGCGTTCCCGCCCGACCCGGTGCTCGACATTGTCGCGAGCTCGAACATCCAGTCGCTCAACGCCACAGTCAGCGTGACCGGCACCGGCCAGAAACCGGTGATCGCCTTCACCAGCATCCCCGCACTGCCGCAGGATGAACTGCTGTCGCGGCTGTTGTTCGGCACCTCGATCACCAATTTGTCCGCCCCTGAAGCTTTGCAACTGGCCGCTGCGGTTGCGAGCCTGCGCGGCGGCGGCGGGCTCGACCCGATCAATGCGGTGCGAAAGGCCATCGGCCTCGACCGCTTGCGCTTCGTCGCGGCGGATGCGAGCGTCGGCAACAAGACCGCGCTAGCGGTCGGCAAATA
Protein-coding regions in this window:
- a CDS encoding 50S ribosomal protein L11 methyltransferase — protein: MTETWKLTLPCNRADAERMSGELAELADLDPMPVIVASEPDAASPDRWQVDAYFEGKPSRDVLRRIAALVPSAREKEPRAKPLPAEDWVTLSQAGVEPLSVGRFYVRTPDYPPQAGAVDLVIPAGLAFGTGQHATTSGCLATLDAMKRRGKVFRNVLDLGTGTGLLAFAAARLWPMAQLTASDIDPVSIEVVRENAAVNRVKRLKMVVADALSHRDLVSRAPYDLVIANILAQPLIDMAPWVAASVAPGGTLILAGLLDTQAAAVARAYVDQNMRLVATGDGEWPVLTLVARPGWR
- a CDS encoding L,D-transpeptidase family protein — encoded protein: MKCWRDGSRSLKLWHRVSAAFALVVATAAPSQSLIGNPALDEAAAAMRPGQFVLDDDRPGPGFTGTGLSTAAPITIAVSIAMQRLYVYRGAELVAVSTVSTGKPGKRTPLGDFTILQKRRWHRSNIYSNAPMPFMQRLTWTGIAIHAGHLPGFPASHGCIRVPLSFAQALFGITALGEAVSVADWPPHTPVYLEVDWTGMTGTTKGVAPEPYVGPIYLEYDFRVIAFRPGVRN
- a CDS encoding autotransporter assembly complex family protein, which produces MGSGLKYSAVFALAVLCSGAARAQPATPPAPPPVSTPGDLDPETPLAPLPGLGVDWPDLNTRDALEAAPDTAVARPDETPRYSVQLLGVDDIPKARERFDSLSVLRQNDGKPANVAQIDRRARDDAELLDAIMRSEGYYDATITTDIVPATDGGRVTVKLTVTPGEQFKFTDVEVKGVDATGQKPALETAFGVAPAKPVVAEDVIAGQAALLEKLGRTGYPFAKVGEPSVVVDHETRGATLDLNVDPGGKRNFGAIRYDGGKPPFNAKHAEVIARWDPGDLYDSYLVDDFRRALVATGLVSQVRVTPVEGTTPGTVDMQTTLDPAPFRTIAGEAGYGTGEGFRVEASWQHRNLIQPEGAVTLRGIVGTREQLLGATLRMGNFKRRDQVLNARLLASHEDKISYDAYTVELAGNLERQTTIIWQKPWSYSFGGEVLYSSERNFDPLRGALIRRNFYIGALPVTLSYDGSDDLLDPKRGGRLSARISPEVSLESKTFGYVKVQLDGSYYQPVGKRVVIAGRARLGGIAGASQSTIAPSRLFYAGGGGSVRGFGYQQIGPLNALNQPTGGRSLAEFSLEARVRLPMFGGNFGVVPFIDAGNVYEKSLPSFSDLRVGVGVGLRYYSNFGPIRIDVGTPLSRRPNESRISIQVSLGQAF
- the sdhC gene encoding succinate dehydrogenase, cytochrome b556 subunit, which translates into the protein MSQSSARPQSRPLSPHLTIWKWGPHMLVSILHRMCGVALATVGTVMFVWWLAALAGGPDSYAVFHNWVVQRADNKAVLPGIANGLALVTAVGLTWAFFQHLANGIRHFILDIGAGYELKINRMGALATIAFSVTATALTWAYIVTKGMAA
- a CDS encoding methyl-accepting chemotaxis protein, whose protein sequence is MTASAPHASAPSSSSLRIDLAERLAYFDREATLATDAALAREAIAGQEDAIIDVFWDHYRKCGGRVALDEAGFAALRTGGIEYIAVKYSAPTEQRWADMATAHAQMCYRSGDPIALILSSFEASHHATIDAIRVKYHDQRDLLRRAVGAVVKLAMIDSEIMAATIAALAARSVEKQRVERADMFSDKIAAELTSASDLGTQLRGQAADASGATRGMLGKASEVAAAAEQSAVAMRDAAHTAAGLIRAIEEARGEVEVAADIATRASEQAADAVKVSQTLSETAKSIESILGLIRDVAGQTNLLALNATIEAARAGDAGRGFAVVAQEVKSLANQTARATDDIASKIAAIQSATQSTVTTNDSIRATVAEVQLSATRIRKAMETQAQTVTMITAAVDETALAADTMSSTIAAIRQDTETVATEIDELETGFDNVNRKLAMLQDAAGDYVRLVA
- the bla gene encoding subclass B3 metallo-beta-lactamase, with the translated sequence MSAKLAALAIALATGATGVAAATPNDATIKGRALVEACKGREGWSDAAPPARIFGNTYYVGTCGITVLLVASPKGHILIDGATAEAAPSILANIRTLGFDPKDVRLIIGSHEHLDHMGGFAALKAATGARLLVRQPARRAVETGKTDAADPQAGAIPDMAPVTVDGVVGDGQVLRFGPIAITARATPGHTSGGTSWTWRSCEGKACVAFAYVDSMSAISARGYRFTDHPERVASYRTTFTRVAGLDCDVLVTPHPVVSNLFDRLGGKAPLRDRTACTRLVERSRTALEARLATEAATVR
- a CDS encoding SDR family NAD(P)-dependent oxidoreductase; protein product: MNILLTGGTRGIGAAIATRLADHNVFATGSADGDFADPATPAKLWAAALDRFDGRIDVLINNAGIFEATPIDLPDADWSAGWARTMQVNLTASAELCRFAVQHFLSQGGGRIVNIASRAAHRGDSPAHWHYAASKGGMVAMTKTIARAYAAQGIYAFAVCPGFTMTGMAEDYLASRGGDKLLADIPLGKVADPEEVAEVAAFCATSAPPSMTGAVLDINGASYVR